A stretch of Spirochaeta cellobiosiphila DSM 17781 DNA encodes these proteins:
- a CDS encoding DUF2785 domain-containing protein → MGNNLLENTTDEQNVFKRTFSILIIGAIISYDQDLYIAKFINYVERENDYRGYILNHGWAHAISHQADVFGDIVRHRFIDAKLMENVLAILARNSYRYDKQTFINNVVKEELTSILLIQLKKMDAGLNYRC, encoded by the coding sequence ATGGGAAATAATTTACTGGAAAATACAACTGATGAGCAAAATGTATTTAAAAGAACCTTTTCCATATTAATAATTGGGGCGATCATTAGTTACGATCAAGATTTATATATAGCTAAATTTATTAATTATGTTGAAAGAGAAAACGATTATCGAGGTTATATATTAAATCATGGATGGGCTCATGCTATATCTCATCAAGCTGATGTTTTTGGGGATATAGTGAGGCACAGATTCATAGATGCAAAATTGATGGAAAATGTGTTAGCCATTCTGGCAAGAAATTCTTATAGGTATGATAAGCAAACATTCATTAATAATGTTGTCAAAGAAGAACTAACATCTATTTTATTAATCCAACTCAAAAAAATGGATGCGGGACTAAATTATAGATGTTAG
- a CDS encoding rhodanese-like domain-containing protein: MTQIEFYKLKLSHEIDASDLYNLIQNKENILVVDARSEEHYTQEHIPSAINIPHRLMNPKSVSHLDKSALLVCYCDGIGCNASTKGSLNLAKLGFKVKELLGGIEWWKFDGYGTEGLKATKESTVPKCSC; this comes from the coding sequence ATGACTCAGATAGAATTTTATAAACTAAAACTAAGCCATGAGATAGATGCTTCTGATTTATATAACCTCATTCAGAACAAGGAAAATATATTAGTAGTAGATGCAAGAAGTGAAGAACACTACACCCAAGAACATATCCCAAGTGCCATCAATATTCCTCACCGCTTAATGAATCCAAAGAGTGTCAGCCACTTAGATAAGAGTGCTCTATTAGTTTGTTATTGTGATGGTATAGGGTGTAATGCCTCAACAAAAGGATCATTAAACTTAGCAAAGCTTGGTTTTAAAGTAAAAGAACTATTAGGAGGTATTGAATGGTGGAAGTTTGATGGATACGGGACTGAAGGCTTGAAGGCGACCAAGGAATCAACAGTTCCCAAATGCTCATGTTAA
- a CDS encoding LysR family transcriptional regulator, translating into MMLLNRQSDRNNVIFVIMDIYRLSSFIAVAEQGSIHKAAINLNSTVSTISGHIKLLEEELGIVLFTRQSRGMRLTDSGKRILLRAREIISSTNKLYAEASLITNTITGDLIIGINAPIDCLRLSEVIKELDDSSHIRIMLKNLSSGKVIDGLQNNELDGGFLFENPNISSLNLTALDVKKLVFVLPHRFKKDKELSWEEMSRLTWICSDGYCPHQEITESLFKKKGLSLNKKIFIEQEETKLSLIQKGVGPALLLEDEVKALIDNNYLVQWSLPSDIYSQLYFATRNNNINDPKIKLFMHSLMKQFV; encoded by the coding sequence ATGATGTTATTGAACAGACAATCTGATAGGAATAATGTTATCTTTGTCATTATGGATATATATCGATTGAGTTCCTTTATAGCAGTTGCAGAACAAGGTAGCATACATAAAGCAGCCATTAATCTTAATAGTACAGTATCAACAATAAGTGGACATATTAAATTATTAGAAGAGGAATTAGGGATAGTGTTATTTACTCGTCAATCTCGAGGTATGAGACTGACTGATTCTGGAAAGCGCATACTCCTCAGAGCTCGTGAAATCATATCTTCAACTAATAAGCTTTACGCCGAAGCTAGTCTTATCACAAATACAATTACAGGTGATTTAATTATAGGAATAAATGCACCTATAGATTGTCTAAGACTTTCTGAGGTAATCAAAGAATTAGATGATTCTAGTCATATAAGAATTATGTTAAAGAACTTGAGTTCTGGAAAAGTTATAGATGGACTGCAAAATAATGAACTTGATGGAGGCTTCCTTTTTGAGAATCCCAATATTTCCTCTCTAAATCTAACAGCTCTTGATGTTAAAAAACTTGTATTTGTTCTTCCTCATCGTTTTAAAAAAGATAAAGAGCTTTCGTGGGAGGAAATGTCTCGATTGACGTGGATTTGCTCAGATGGATATTGTCCTCACCAAGAGATAACTGAGTCACTTTTTAAAAAAAAGGGGTTATCTCTCAATAAAAAAATATTTATAGAACAGGAAGAAACAAAATTAAGTTTAATACAGAAAGGAGTAGGTCCAGCCTTATTGTTGGAAGATGAAGTTAAGGCTTTAATTGATAATAATTATCTTGTACAATGGAGCCTCCCTAGTGATATCTATTCTCAACTTTATTTCGCAACGAGGAATAATAATATTAATGATCCTAAAATAAAGCTTTTTATGCACAGCTTAATGAAACAATTTGTGTAA
- a CDS encoding pentapeptide repeat-containing protein, with the protein MIEQLYYNDIDFTEENFSAKDMANHEFNNCKFINCNLSNAILDDSSFETCQFVNCNLSNTQLRNAKLIDVAFNESKLMGIKFNQCSSLAIDISFNACHLELCNFSDMILKKIFFDQSQIRDCYFQNTVLTASSFKAVSFRNVLFHNTNIEKADFSGASGYEINPLTNNVKKAVFEAPEALNLLAPFGIKIK; encoded by the coding sequence TTGATAGAGCAACTTTATTATAATGATATTGACTTCACAGAAGAAAATTTTAGTGCTAAGGATATGGCTAACCACGAATTTAATAATTGTAAATTTATAAATTGCAACTTAAGCAATGCAATTCTTGATGATTCAAGTTTTGAAACATGTCAATTTGTTAACTGCAACCTAAGTAACACTCAACTTAGGAATGCAAAGCTTATAGATGTCGCTTTTAATGAATCAAAACTTATGGGAATAAAATTTAATCAGTGTAGCTCCTTGGCCATTGATATAAGTTTTAATGCCTGTCATTTAGAGCTTTGTAATTTTTCCGATATGATATTGAAGAAGATATTTTTTGATCAGTCCCAAATTAGGGATTGCTATTTTCAGAATACTGTATTAACAGCTTCCAGTTTTAAAGCTGTATCATTTCGTAATGTTCTGTTTCATAATACTAATATTGAAAAAGCGGACTTTTCAGGTGCATCAGGATATGAAATTAATCCTCTAACGAATAATGTCAAAAAAGCCGTTTTTGAAGCTCCAGAAGCACTTAACTTGCTAGCTCCTTTTGGGATTAAAATAAAATAA
- a CDS encoding DUF4180 domain-containing protein codes for MKFVYYQHNDKTFAELSSNNLEINDTSDFLDIMANAGSSNLLIHRNQLAKEFYDLNSGMAGELLQKVSNYGVRLGIIGDHTDFDAGSMHDFIYESNRNGQIVFASQPEEAMNLMVS; via the coding sequence ATGAAGTTTGTTTATTATCAACACAATGATAAAACTTTTGCGGAATTATCATCCAATAATTTAGAAATCAATGATACTTCTGATTTCTTGGATATTATGGCAAATGCAGGTTCTTCAAATCTTTTAATTCACCGTAACCAATTGGCAAAAGAGTTTTATGATTTGAATAGTGGTATGGCAGGTGAGCTATTACAAAAAGTCAGTAATTATGGTGTTCGTCTTGGTATAATTGGTGATCACACAGATTTTGATGCTGGTAGTATGCATGACTTTATTTATGAAAGTAATCGGAATGGCCAAATAGTATTTGCAAGTCAACCAGAAGAAGCCATGAATCTAATGGTCAGCTAA
- a CDS encoding MazG nucleotide pyrophosphohydrolase domain-containing protein yields MEDIIDKLVNLVKRKMALDEHTNWVSSSAVYMNELRGELEEVNDEIVSNRLCFLEDELGDILWDYINIIMCLEQEKGITLDSVIKRVFSKYDERISGLESGQTWKEIKNKQKLRLEQEYSSKK; encoded by the coding sequence ATGGAAGATATAATAGATAAATTGGTTAATCTTGTTAAAAGAAAGATGGCCTTAGATGAACACACAAATTGGGTTAGTAGTTCTGCCGTTTACATGAATGAATTACGAGGTGAACTTGAAGAAGTAAACGATGAGATCGTAAGTAATAGATTGTGTTTTTTAGAAGATGAGTTAGGCGATATATTGTGGGATTATATAAATATCATTATGTGCTTAGAACAAGAAAAAGGCATTACACTGGATTCTGTGATCAAAAGAGTGTTTTCTAAATATGATGAACGTATAAGTGGATTGGAATCTGGGCAAACATGGAAAGAAATAAAAAATAAGCAGAAACTTCGTCTAGAACAAGAATATTCTAGTAAAAAATAG
- the recA gene encoding recombinase RecA, producing the protein MAKKEVTKTPSLAEKEKALEAARLQIEKQFGQGSLMKMGSGALSQKIEAIPSGSILLDEALGIGGYPKGRIVEIFGPESSGKTTLALHAIAESQMAGGIAAFVDAEHALDPVYAKNLGVNIDELWVSQPDTGEQALEIAESLVRSGAVDIIVVDSVAALTPKAEIEGDMGDSHVGLQARLMSQALRKLTATISKSKACLVFINQIRMKIGVMFGNPETTTGGKALKFYSSVRLDVRKIETMAKGTEDAIGNRVRVKVVKNKVAPPFRKAEMEIMFGKGISKMGSLLDGALKYDIIQKAGSWYSYGDERIGQGRENAKSFIEDNPEIADKIFTDLRNRIWPSKEEEIIKEPVKDEKPSDSTTEKTKKKTTTAKDTEELF; encoded by the coding sequence ATGGCAAAAAAGGAAGTAACAAAGACTCCCAGTCTAGCAGAAAAAGAAAAAGCACTTGAAGCGGCCAGACTACAGATAGAAAAGCAATTTGGACAGGGGTCACTCATGAAGATGGGCAGTGGAGCCCTTAGCCAAAAAATAGAAGCCATCCCATCTGGTTCAATTTTATTAGATGAAGCCTTAGGAATAGGAGGATACCCCAAAGGTAGAATCGTTGAAATATTTGGCCCGGAATCTTCTGGTAAAACTACCTTAGCTTTACATGCTATCGCTGAATCTCAAATGGCTGGTGGAATTGCTGCTTTTGTTGATGCAGAACATGCATTAGATCCTGTCTATGCTAAAAATTTGGGAGTAAATATAGATGAACTGTGGGTGAGTCAGCCGGATACAGGTGAACAAGCTCTAGAAATAGCAGAATCCCTAGTAAGGAGTGGTGCTGTAGATATTATTGTTGTAGACTCTGTGGCCGCTTTAACACCTAAGGCTGAAATTGAAGGAGATATGGGTGATTCTCATGTTGGGCTTCAAGCTCGGTTAATGAGTCAGGCCCTGAGAAAACTAACAGCAACTATCTCTAAATCAAAGGCTTGTTTGGTATTTATTAATCAAATACGTATGAAAATTGGGGTAATGTTTGGAAATCCTGAAACAACTACAGGAGGAAAAGCCTTGAAATTCTATTCTTCCGTACGTCTTGATGTTAGAAAGATCGAAACTATGGCCAAGGGTACTGAAGACGCTATTGGTAACCGAGTAAGAGTCAAGGTTGTAAAAAACAAAGTCGCTCCTCCTTTTAGAAAAGCAGAAATGGAAATCATGTTTGGTAAAGGAATCAGTAAGATGGGATCCTTATTGGATGGGGCATTGAAATATGACATTATACAAAAAGCGGGTAGTTGGTATTCATATGGTGATGAGAGAATTGGACAAGGTCGTGAAAACGCAAAATCATTTATTGAAGACAACCCTGAAATTGCAGATAAAATATTTACTGATTTGAGAAATAGAATATGGCCTTCAAAAGAAGAGGAAATCATAAAAGAACCTGTAAAAGATGAGAAACCTTCTGACAGTACAACTGAGAAAACTAAAAAAAAGACTACAACCGCAAAGGATACTGAGGAGTTATTTTAA
- the folK gene encoding 2-amino-4-hydroxy-6-hydroxymethyldihydropteridine diphosphokinase: MRKVLLSLGSNVGDSRDILKKAVQKLDSFLYNIQVSYLYTTKPLYYSDQDDFYNICVMGESDMSPKDFLMETQNIEKQLGRHRAQQIHPKGPRTLDIDIILWGNEIINTENLIVPHMDYINREFVLKPAIELDGKIKDPNTNEYLVDILTRLPDQGVYCLNETL, encoded by the coding sequence TTGAGAAAAGTTCTTTTATCCTTAGGCAGTAATGTGGGTGATTCTAGAGATATATTGAAGAAAGCTGTTCAGAAATTGGACAGCTTTCTTTACAATATACAGGTAAGTTATTTGTATACGACAAAGCCCTTATATTATAGTGATCAAGATGATTTCTATAATATTTGTGTGATGGGTGAATCAGACATGTCTCCCAAAGACTTTCTAATGGAAACACAGAATATTGAAAAACAATTAGGTAGGCATAGGGCTCAGCAAATTCATCCAAAAGGGCCTAGAACTCTGGACATAGACATCATTCTCTGGGGAAATGAAATAATAAATACGGAAAATTTAATTGTACCACACATGGATTATATTAATAGAGAGTTTGTACTAAAACCTGCAATTGAATTGGATGGGAAAATCAAAGATCCTAACACTAATGAATATTTAGTTGATATACTAACACGATTACCGGATCAAGGTGTTTACTGTTTGAATGAGACATTATAA
- a CDS encoding segregation and condensation protein A produces MANSLADKQQFSVNEFEGPLDLLLFLIKKNEVNIYDIPIKEITEQYIQHLDLVTQIDMDNITEFYIMATTLLFIKSRMLLPVEIDLDDELEDPRQELVAKLIEHQKFKKLSELMSQQEELVEVSLERKKKQKIFPFEEEDTMWEKLEVWDLLKTFSVIMKSLSSERIIDLYEEVSINEKISLINEFLDTKGEFFFEDLIINPGSIMDIVCSFLAILESVKMKRISIFQNKMFGDIRIKKYLGKEDAIGEGNSIS; encoded by the coding sequence ATGGCTAATAGTCTTGCTGATAAACAACAATTTTCTGTTAATGAGTTCGAAGGGCCATTAGATCTTCTACTATTCCTTATAAAAAAGAATGAAGTTAATATTTATGATATTCCTATAAAAGAAATTACAGAACAATATATTCAACATCTAGATTTAGTGACTCAGATTGATATGGATAACATTACTGAATTCTATATCATGGCAACAACCCTGCTTTTTATAAAAAGCAGGATGCTTCTTCCTGTAGAAATAGATTTAGACGATGAATTAGAAGACCCAAGACAGGAATTAGTCGCTAAATTAATCGAACATCAAAAATTCAAAAAGTTATCTGAATTAATGAGTCAGCAAGAAGAGCTAGTCGAAGTAAGTCTTGAAAGAAAAAAGAAACAAAAGATTTTTCCTTTTGAAGAAGAAGATACTATGTGGGAAAAATTAGAAGTATGGGATCTACTCAAGACATTTTCTGTAATAATGAAAAGCTTGTCATCTGAACGTATTATTGATCTCTATGAAGAAGTTTCAATTAATGAAAAGATAAGTTTGATAAACGAATTTCTCGATACAAAGGGCGAATTCTTTTTTGAAGATCTTATTATTAATCCCGGTTCTATTATGGACATAGTTTGTTCGTTCCTAGCCATTCTTGAATCGGTAAAGATGAAAAGAATAAGTATTTTTCAAAATAAAATGTTTGGAGATATACGAATAAAGAAATATTTGGGTAAAGAGGATGCAATTGGAGAAGGAAACAGCATTAGTTGA
- the scpB gene encoding SMC-Scp complex subunit ScpB, translating to MQLEKETALVEAILFLENEPIDERNIAKIAGIPKEAVVSVLQQLKNIYKDSSHGLEIVEIAGGYTFAPKSDLLNYLKDHYGKKNDDKLSKAAMETLSIIAYSQPITRAEIESIRGVSSGNMIRMLMGKNFVKEVGKKDVPGKPVQYGTTKDFLKSFKLNSIADLPKLDELEMKKFELDPK from the coding sequence ATGCAATTGGAGAAGGAAACAGCATTAGTTGAAGCGATACTTTTTTTGGAGAATGAACCAATTGATGAAAGAAACATTGCAAAAATAGCTGGAATTCCAAAAGAAGCAGTAGTTTCTGTATTGCAACAACTAAAGAATATCTATAAAGATAGCTCTCATGGTTTAGAGATAGTTGAGATAGCTGGAGGTTATACATTCGCCCCAAAAAGTGATCTTCTCAATTATCTAAAAGATCATTATGGTAAGAAGAATGATGACAAATTGTCTAAAGCTGCAATGGAAACTCTTTCTATCATCGCTTATTCACAGCCAATAACTAGAGCGGAAATAGAAAGTATTAGAGGTGTATCATCAGGTAATATGATACGAATGCTTATGGGAAAGAACTTTGTTAAGGAAGTGGGTAAGAAAGATGTCCCCGGAAAACCTGTTCAATATGGTACAACAAAAGATTTTCTTAAAAGTTTTAAATTAAATAGCATTGCAGACTTACCAAAACTTGATGAATTGGAGATGAAAAAATTTGAGCTCGATCCCAAATGA
- a CDS encoding pseudouridine synthase: MSSIPNESNDEVRLQVYLSHAGIASRRGAIDIIESGRITVNGRTIKKPGHRVSLDDEIRFDGRPINVKKKFIYLLLHKPTKYLCSNADPSGRPLAIDLIKPVISERLYNVGRLDYLTSGLLIFTNDGSFNEKMIHPRYNVEKEYTVVTKKEIPVELMEQFKSGILIDGTRYKAKDYELRGSRQVNLILEEGKNREIRNVFLSKNIFVKRVHRVRLGNLQLKGLSPGQFRFLKQTEVQNLLDIAEGKRKNPKFIKKQRRSSD, encoded by the coding sequence TTGAGCTCGATCCCAAATGAATCGAATGATGAAGTTCGATTACAAGTATACCTATCTCACGCAGGAATAGCTTCTCGTCGTGGCGCTATTGATATCATTGAATCTGGTCGTATTACTGTCAATGGTCGTACCATTAAGAAACCTGGCCATAGAGTTAGTTTAGATGATGAGATTCGATTTGATGGCAGGCCTATTAATGTTAAAAAGAAATTTATTTATCTGCTTCTACATAAGCCGACTAAATATTTATGTAGTAATGCTGATCCTAGTGGCAGACCTTTAGCCATAGATCTAATAAAACCAGTTATATCCGAGCGTTTGTACAATGTAGGGCGTTTAGATTATCTAACAAGTGGTTTATTGATTTTTACAAATGACGGTAGCTTTAACGAAAAAATGATTCATCCCCGTTATAATGTTGAAAAAGAATATACTGTTGTCACCAAGAAGGAAATACCTGTTGAATTAATGGAGCAATTTAAAAGCGGTATTTTAATCGATGGTACTCGTTATAAAGCAAAGGATTATGAATTACGTGGCTCAAGACAAGTTAACTTAATATTGGAAGAGGGTAAGAATCGTGAAATCAGAAACGTTTTTCTCTCCAAAAACATCTTTGTCAAAAGAGTACACCGTGTCCGTTTGGGGAATCTGCAATTAAAAGGCTTATCTCCTGGTCAATTTCGATTTTTGAAGCAAACAGAAGTACAAAATTTGCTTGATATTGCTGAAGGGAAAAGGAAAAATCCTAAATTTATAAAAAAACAGCGTAGGAGTTCTGATTAA
- the cmk gene encoding (d)CMP kinase, producing the protein MVIAMDGPAGVGKSTICNKIAKLNNIFYLNSGSLYRGITYFFLSNKIDWKAVTDIYSYLQDNVVLDFIEHNLHLNGSNIEDLIRTDEVDSHVAQISSIVPIRTFVNERIREISHSMSIIIEGRDMTTEVFPDAELKFYLDASIKKRALRRYNQGISGLSLSEIEDNIALRDKIDKNKKVGSLKIAEGAIYLDTSDLTIDEVCAKVTSHIKELLS; encoded by the coding sequence ATGGTTATTGCAATGGATGGTCCAGCTGGTGTAGGCAAAAGTACAATTTGTAATAAGATAGCTAAACTTAATAATATATTCTATTTAAATAGTGGAAGTCTTTATAGAGGTATAACTTATTTTTTTTTGTCAAATAAAATAGATTGGAAGGCTGTCACAGATATATACAGTTATCTGCAAGATAATGTTGTTTTAGATTTTATAGAACATAATTTACATTTGAACGGAAGCAATATAGAGGATTTAATAAGAACTGATGAGGTGGATTCTCATGTGGCTCAAATATCATCAATTGTTCCTATTCGAACATTTGTGAATGAGAGAATAAGAGAAATAAGTCATTCTATGAGCATTATTATCGAAGGTCGTGATATGACTACAGAGGTCTTTCCTGATGCAGAATTGAAGTTCTATTTAGATGCTTCTATAAAAAAAAGAGCTTTAAGAAGGTATAATCAAGGTATTAGTGGTCTGTCTTTAAGTGAAATTGAAGACAACATTGCACTAAGAGATAAAATAGATAAAAACAAAAAAGTAGGAAGTTTGAAAATTGCTGAGGGTGCTATATATTTAGACACTTCGGACTTGACCATAGATGAAGTTTGTGCGAAAGTAACTTCACATATAAAAGAACTTTTGAGTTAG
- a CDS encoding 30S ribosomal protein S1, translated as MTENDPKVDETFNQTELQEQYLKSLDTLEEGQMIKGTIVQVGSENVFIDVGYKSEGKISIDEFTTIPSVGEEVEVLLVKKEGTNGQIVVSKKKADLKYFWKNIKDAHKEKTPIDGKITKSIKGGFEVDLGLGLTAFLPVSKTDVVRVENPEEYIGLESKFTIERYSQDKRTSIVVTRRDWLEKEIEERKERFFTEVQEGDEVEGTVKSFTSFGAFIDLGGFDGLLHINDMSWGHVSRPKDYVRKNQKVKLKVIKLDSEDKKINLSLKHFTEDPWSNISRKYSTDDVVTGTVTKLTDFGAFIELEEGVEGLAHVSELSWVKRIKHPKELLKIGDKIDAKILGIDSESQRISLGVKQVLPNPWDDIEANYPAGKKLSLVVKKITNAGAFLEVEEGIDGFLPVEDLSWTKRYKNAGAVLKVGESFDVVVTEVSADDRRIRLGIKQLSDDPWQSLAANYPKGSEIEGVVTSKTDFGAFVKVSDGIEGLINKNQLADPKEVSVEEALSGISEGDSIKAIVTEISPGRQRLSLSIRELKRKQERAEISKYIHEDEEEPKTTMAAFLNKDND; from the coding sequence ATGACTGAGAACGATCCCAAAGTCGATGAAACCTTTAACCAGACAGAACTACAGGAGCAATACCTAAAATCACTCGACACCCTGGAAGAAGGGCAGATGATAAAAGGGACTATCGTTCAAGTCGGTTCTGAGAACGTATTTATTGACGTCGGTTATAAATCAGAAGGTAAGATATCAATTGATGAATTTACAACGATCCCCAGTGTTGGTGAAGAAGTAGAGGTTCTTCTTGTTAAAAAAGAAGGAACCAATGGACAGATAGTTGTATCAAAGAAGAAAGCAGATTTAAAGTATTTCTGGAAAAACATTAAAGACGCTCATAAAGAAAAAACTCCTATTGATGGGAAAATAACTAAATCAATCAAAGGTGGATTTGAAGTTGATTTAGGTTTGGGATTAACTGCTTTTTTACCAGTATCTAAGACAGATGTAGTAAGAGTAGAGAATCCTGAAGAATATATCGGTTTAGAAAGTAAGTTTACTATTGAACGATATAGCCAAGACAAGCGAACCAGCATTGTTGTAACAAGACGAGACTGGCTTGAAAAAGAAATAGAAGAACGAAAAGAAAGGTTTTTTACTGAAGTTCAAGAAGGTGATGAAGTTGAAGGAACTGTAAAAAGTTTCACCTCCTTTGGCGCTTTTATTGATCTAGGTGGCTTTGATGGCCTTTTACATATAAATGATATGAGTTGGGGACATGTGTCCCGTCCTAAAGACTATGTTCGTAAGAATCAAAAAGTCAAATTAAAAGTAATAAAATTGGATTCTGAAGATAAAAAGATTAACTTAAGCTTAAAGCATTTCACTGAAGATCCTTGGAGTAATATTAGTAGAAAGTATTCAACTGACGATGTTGTAACAGGAACTGTTACTAAACTTACTGATTTTGGTGCTTTTATTGAATTAGAAGAAGGTGTTGAGGGATTAGCACACGTATCAGAGTTGAGTTGGGTAAAGCGAATAAAGCATCCTAAAGAATTGCTGAAGATTGGTGATAAAATCGATGCTAAAATACTTGGTATCGATTCTGAAAGTCAAAGAATATCACTTGGTGTTAAACAAGTTCTACCTAATCCTTGGGACGATATTGAAGCAAACTATCCAGCAGGTAAAAAGCTTAGTTTAGTTGTTAAAAAAATTACAAATGCAGGGGCCTTCTTAGAAGTAGAAGAAGGGATAGATGGGTTCTTGCCTGTAGAAGATTTATCCTGGACCAAGCGATATAAAAATGCTGGTGCAGTTCTAAAAGTTGGTGAAAGCTTTGATGTTGTCGTTACAGAAGTATCTGCAGATGATAGAAGAATTCGATTAGGAATCAAACAGTTATCAGATGATCCTTGGCAATCTTTAGCAGCGAATTATCCTAAAGGTTCTGAGATAGAAGGTGTCGTAACTTCAAAAACTGATTTTGGTGCTTTTGTAAAAGTAAGCGATGGAATTGAAGGGTTAATAAATAAAAACCAATTAGCTGATCCAAAAGAAGTCAGTGTGGAAGAGGCTTTATCAGGAATATCTGAAGGTGATAGTATTAAAGCCATTGTAACTGAAATTAGTCCTGGTAGACAAAGACTATCGTTGTCTATTCGTGAGTTGAAGAGAAAGCAAGAAAGAGCTGAGATCTCAAAATATATTCACGAAGATGAAGAAGAGCCAAAGACAACTATGGCTGCTTTCCTTAATAAGGATAATGATTAA